The proteins below come from a single Conexivisphaerales archaeon genomic window:
- a CDS encoding NADH-quinone oxidoreductase subunit J translates to MDFIIPLILIVFSSFAAILSLESRSLVYGAISLAIFFIGLSLFFFYLGLTYLAIFQVAVYVGAIAVLIMFTVMVVGEGQRRERSIPLFAMGLLGGLIILASFLMGISYFYTLPNPSTIPSFTIPSLARFVMSNYGLVVLVLALLLTSAAYGAIALARREVEESG, encoded by the coding sequence TTGGACTTCATCATTCCACTTATACTCATAGTCTTCTCGTCGTTTGCAGCAATACTCTCTCTGGAATCTAGAAGCCTTGTCTACGGTGCGATTTCACTTGCAATATTCTTCATAGGCCTCTCACTCTTCTTCTTTTACCTCGGCCTAACATATCTTGCGATCTTTCAGGTTGCGGTCTACGTAGGGGCTATAGCAGTACTGATAATGTTCACAGTCATGGTTGTGGGTGAGGGGCAAAGAAGAGAAAGGAGCATCCCTCTCTTTGCTATGGGCCTGCTGGGAGGCCTAATAATTCTTGCCAGCTTCCTTATGGGGATAAGCTACTTTTACACACTTCCAAACCCCTCAACAATACCGTCCTTCACAATACCCAGTCTGGCAAGATTCGTTATGAGCAACTACGGCCTTGTTGTCCTGGTATTAGCTCTTCTTCTTACGTCAGCAGCATACGGCGCAATAGCTCTGGCCAGGAGGGAGGTTGAAGAGTCAGGTTGA
- the nuoH gene encoding NADH-quinone oxidoreductase subunit NuoH: MEEEKMGKDYASSFVRYSIIAVIILVAVILYLIYPYLISLVNLLLTNPSGILTTTLFKLVIFPGLIYVSLVALIAEWVERKLVARIQVRVGPLYVGGWEGLLQPIADLFKLITKEIIIPKHADKNIFILSPILAFIIGALPIIVVPYSPTYVIWDYDFGLLLFFAILAFYPLVVLLAAWSSNNKYSFIGGLRALYQQASYEVPLFLAALPAVMLAGSFSLTRIAEAQSKVWFILFAPLSAIVFFAGMMAELERIPFDMPEADSELVSGWTTEYSGIAWGLYQFAAYVKLLAYAGFFVTVFLGGWQGISLLPPLFWSLLKVGIVVLILLSVRGFFPRIRIDQLVRAGWGRLIPICIINIVIIALLQPYIVHVVG, translated from the coding sequence TTGGAAGAAGAAAAGATGGGGAAAGATTACGCTTCTTCTTTCGTCAGATACAGCATAATCGCCGTGATAATACTTGTTGCTGTTATATTATACCTGATCTATCCATATCTAATTTCGCTCGTTAACCTCTTGCTGACAAATCCTTCGGGGATACTAACAACGACTCTGTTCAAGCTGGTCATCTTTCCTGGGTTGATATATGTCAGCCTTGTCGCACTTATAGCAGAATGGGTCGAAAGGAAACTTGTGGCTAGAATCCAGGTAAGAGTGGGGCCTCTTTATGTAGGAGGCTGGGAAGGACTGCTACAGCCTATAGCTGACCTATTCAAGCTTATAACAAAGGAGATAATCATTCCAAAGCATGCTGACAAGAACATATTCATTCTTTCACCTATTCTTGCCTTCATAATAGGGGCTCTCCCAATAATTGTTGTCCCCTACAGCCCCACCTATGTGATATGGGACTATGACTTCGGTCTGCTTCTCTTCTTCGCGATACTGGCCTTTTACCCGCTTGTTGTGCTTCTCGCAGCGTGGAGCAGCAACAACAAGTACTCGTTCATAGGAGGTTTGAGGGCTCTCTACCAGCAGGCTTCATATGAGGTGCCGCTCTTTCTAGCTGCCCTGCCTGCTGTTATGCTTGCAGGCAGTTTCTCTCTTACCAGGATAGCTGAGGCCCAGTCGAAGGTCTGGTTCATACTGTTTGCTCCTCTCTCTGCGATAGTCTTCTTCGCTGGCATGATGGCAGAGCTCGAAAGGATCCCGTTTGACATGCCTGAAGCTGACAGCGAACTGGTCTCAGGCTGGACCACAGAATATTCAGGAATAGCCTGGGGGCTGTATCAGTTCGCAGCTTATGTCAAGCTTCTGGCATATGCGGGGTTCTTCGTCACGGTATTTCTTGGAGGCTGGCAGGGAATTTCTCTGCTTCCTCCGCTCTTCTGGTCGCTTCTTAAGGTTGGGATAGTTGTTCTGATACTTCTCAGCGTCAGGGGCTTCTTCCCAAGGATTAGAATAGACCAGCTAGTCAGAGCTGGATGGGGAAGGCTGATTCCCATCTGCATCATCAACATTGTGATAATAGCTCTCCTTCAGCCTTACATAGTGCATGTAGTGGGGTGA
- a CDS encoding CBS domain-containing protein: protein MLYAKDIVDKDFITMTADSTALQAAKVMKEKRHGFVVIVGEDQKPLGIVTEWDYVAKVVADEKDPSKTMLSEIMTPNVITVNANDGIDKVAEVMSQKMIRRVLVLDNGRVLGVITSRTIIGSIKEYVDRVSAQIARLQAPPF, encoded by the coding sequence GTGCTGTATGCGAAGGACATAGTCGACAAGGACTTCATAACTATGACTGCTGACTCTACTGCCCTTCAGGCAGCAAAAGTGATGAAGGAGAAGAGGCATGGATTCGTGGTGATAGTCGGCGAGGACCAGAAGCCGCTTGGCATAGTTACAGAATGGGATTATGTTGCAAAGGTCGTTGCGGATGAGAAGGACCCTTCGAAGACAATGCTGTCGGAAATAATGACCCCCAACGTGATAACAGTAAACGCAAACGATGGTATTGATAAGGTGGCTGAGGTGATGAGTCAGAAGATGATCAGGAGGGTTCTGGTGCTTGACAATGGCAGGGTTCTTGGAGTTATCACTTCACGAACGATCATAGGCTCGATAAAGGAGTATGTGGATAGGGTATCCGCCCAGATAGCTAGACTTCAGGCTCCGCCCTTCTGA
- a CDS encoding MFS transporter produces MAEQKEQIHTFVSILPVLSVMLLTRLSFGVIAIIFPVYIVASGTGTGIALALYPIAEAFAAPVIGSYSDKGGRKIAFTLGLISLSLLNLILSTTRNLDIASALHALMGVSAAAVTVSTLALITDYTVKSNRGRWMGGFDFSNLAGYAIGFLLGAYFAHIYSTSLQDSFLVVGMILLVTGVISFFAVKDVKIERTQKLYLNPFSGVDKSTLALLPVWFSLTVVIGVAFFLPKALNSSGVNQLSSGLLLFGVVAVIGIGSIIWGWVSDHIGRNKTLWIGIVGLILFLIAAMDVVQNPQNLLSLSRISILVPLILMLSAVVPSLLAAVGDRALVMRRGSVMGLYSFLLSIGLATGNLLAGVAYDWMQLHGVLLVALVEVLVNIAVALILRLTIAKESREVST; encoded by the coding sequence TTGGCTGAACAGAAGGAGCAAATTCACACATTCGTCTCTATCCTCCCAGTTCTTTCGGTTATGCTTCTAACAAGGCTCAGCTTTGGAGTTATAGCTATAATCTTTCCCGTCTACATAGTAGCCAGCGGTACAGGTACGGGAATAGCTCTAGCCTTGTATCCAATTGCTGAAGCATTTGCAGCTCCTGTCATAGGCTCATACTCAGATAAAGGTGGCAGAAAGATAGCCTTCACTTTGGGATTGATTTCTTTATCATTACTCAACCTCATACTTTCAACTACAAGAAACCTCGATATCGCTTCAGCCCTGCACGCTTTGATGGGTGTTTCTGCAGCTGCTGTAACTGTTTCTACCCTTGCCCTGATTACAGACTACACAGTAAAGTCGAACAGAGGCAGATGGATGGGAGGATTCGACTTCTCAAACCTGGCAGGGTATGCAATCGGCTTTCTGCTAGGAGCATATTTTGCCCACATATACTCAACTTCTCTCCAGGATTCATTTCTCGTTGTAGGCATGATTCTGCTCGTAACAGGAGTCATTTCTTTCTTTGCTGTGAAGGATGTCAAGATTGAAAGAACACAGAAACTGTACCTCAACCCTTTCAGCGGTGTTGACAAGTCTACCTTGGCCCTTTTACCAGTCTGGTTTTCTCTTACTGTTGTCATAGGTGTAGCATTCTTTCTGCCAAAGGCCTTAAACAGCTCAGGTGTAAACCAACTTTCATCAGGCCTGCTGCTCTTCGGTGTCGTAGCTGTAATCGGAATTGGCTCGATAATCTGGGGTTGGGTCTCTGACCATATAGGCAGGAACAAAACTCTCTGGATAGGAATTGTTGGATTGATACTTTTCCTTATAGCAGCGATGGACGTGGTTCAGAATCCCCAGAACCTGCTTAGCTTATCGCGCATCTCGATACTTGTTCCGTTGATCCTCATGCTTTCAGCAGTAGTACCTTCCTTGCTTGCGGCGGTCGGGGACAGGGCCCTTGTTATGAGAAGAGGCTCTGTCATGGGCCTTTACAGCTTCCTGCTCAGCATAGGCCTGGCAACAGGTAACCTTCTCGCTGGAGTGGCATATGACTGGATGCAGCTGCATGGCGTGCTTCTGGTAGCTCTGGTTGAGGTTCTAGTCAACATAGCGGTTGCATTGATTCTCAGGCTGACGATCGCGAAAGAATCGCGCGAAGTGTCAACCTAA
- the nuoK gene encoding NADH-quinone oxidoreductase subunit NuoK, producing MNELSIYIIASVIFLAIGIYGIISKRNAIRILFAIEIIINAANLNIAAFARYGSLALSQAQAIAIFVIGIAAAEAAVGLAIIIQAFRLRGRINVDEMNEMKE from the coding sequence TTGAACGAACTATCGATATACATAATAGCGTCTGTGATATTTCTTGCCATAGGTATTTACGGAATCATATCGAAGAGAAACGCGATACGAATTCTATTTGCAATCGAGATAATCATCAACGCGGCAAACCTGAACATAGCTGCATTCGCAAGATATGGCTCATTAGCTCTTTCACAGGCTCAGGCAATTGCGATATTTGTAATAGGGATAGCAGCAGCGGAAGCTGCAGTAGGGCTTGCAATAATCATCCAGGCATTCAGGCTTAGAGGAAGAATAAACGTAGATGAGATGAACGAAATGAAGGAGTGA
- a CDS encoding nuclear transport factor 2 family protein — protein MLSDAREREKKEIIALVYAVFEAGKNKDLSSLSSFHLQSKIFSKFDEFPPYSRQDAEQALVYEQAAFVNLSDYQYNIEELRVDFVDNVAIATFYLNYSGVFINDYSFEGKSVSSRSRVTMVFAKTDDGWKIVHEHFSPFPDWPRNQKGGA, from the coding sequence ATGTTATCTGATGCCAGGGAAAGGGAGAAAAAAGAAATCATCGCTCTGGTCTACGCAGTATTTGAAGCTGGCAAAAACAAAGACCTGTCTTCACTTTCATCTTTCCATCTGCAGAGCAAAATCTTCAGCAAATTCGACGAATTTCCTCCATACTCTAGGCAGGATGCTGAGCAAGCTCTTGTCTATGAACAGGCCGCATTCGTCAATCTGTCTGATTATCAGTACAACATAGAAGAGCTCAGGGTTGATTTTGTAGACAACGTTGCTATCGCTACATTCTACCTCAATTACAGCGGAGTTTTCATCAACGATTATTCGTTCGAGGGTAAAAGTGTAAGCTCAAGGTCCAGGGTGACCATGGTGTTTGCGAAGACTGACGACGGCTGGAAGATAGTTCATGAGCATTTCAGTCCCTTCCCTGACTGGCCAAGAAATCAGAAGGGCGGAGCCTGA
- a CDS encoding NAD(P)/FAD-dependent oxidoreductase, which produces MKIAVVGGGPAGSYLAARLQGRHDVKVFEGQQKDRFTSTCAWATAYTGARDMLRNVGLNFDDYILHKGKKMYVSAYNNIYTIDAPELVTFDKPAMLKDLLKASRVEYGVFVRDEEASSLAYDMIIDATGPYRRVLGPPEGDRDMILPTYQWLVRYDDMPFDDFYIEPFSSFSGYLWYFPLGDHSAFVGAGDVKLQHRNRVEDFLRRYPPKERVRNMGKPIRVAAPRSVTPHQKGKVVGVGEAVGTVYPILGEGILPSMHASELLFSNIDNLNSYEAGLLKKFSAYDLSYEYIRRKITRTDNFLKSFISAVRIFIWFKRNFWITGVNPSLLETFQVLRPRRKAQ; this is translated from the coding sequence ATGAAAATAGCGGTAGTGGGCGGAGGTCCTGCTGGAAGCTACCTAGCTGCAAGGCTCCAGGGCAGACATGACGTGAAGGTGTTTGAGGGGCAGCAGAAGGACAGATTCACAAGCACATGCGCCTGGGCCACCGCCTACACTGGAGCAAGGGACATGCTCAGGAACGTAGGACTGAACTTCGACGACTACATTCTTCATAAGGGAAAGAAGATGTATGTTAGCGCTTACAACAACATCTATACCATCGATGCCCCTGAACTGGTAACTTTCGATAAGCCTGCGATGCTGAAGGACCTTCTGAAGGCAAGCAGAGTAGAGTATGGTGTCTTCGTCAGGGATGAAGAAGCCAGTAGCCTTGCATATGATATGATAATCGATGCAACAGGCCCATACAGAAGGGTTCTGGGTCCTCCAGAAGGAGACAGAGATATGATACTTCCAACTTATCAATGGCTTGTCAGGTATGACGATATGCCGTTTGATGATTTCTACATAGAGCCTTTCAGCAGCTTCAGCGGATACCTCTGGTACTTCCCCTTAGGGGACCACAGCGCCTTTGTAGGAGCAGGCGACGTCAAACTTCAGCACAGAAATAGGGTTGAGGATTTTCTCAGGAGATATCCGCCCAAGGAAAGAGTGAGAAATATGGGGAAACCAATAAGAGTAGCGGCTCCGAGGTCAGTTACACCTCATCAGAAGGGTAAGGTTGTAGGTGTAGGTGAAGCTGTAGGCACAGTCTACCCTATTCTTGGCGAAGGGATACTGCCCAGCATGCATGCATCTGAGCTTCTCTTCTCAAACATTGATAACCTAAACTCGTACGAAGCTGGTCTTCTGAAGAAGTTCTCGGCTTATGACCTCTCATATGAATATATTCGGAGGAAGATAACCAGGACTGACAACTTTCTGAAGAGCTTCATCTCAGCCGTCAGAATATTCATATGGTTCAAGAGAAACTTCTGGATAACCGGCGTCAACCCAAGTCTTCTTGAAACCTTTCAGGTGTTGAGGCCCAGAAGAAAGGCGCAATGA
- a CDS encoding hemerythrin domain-containing protein, whose protein sequence is MSYTLDYDEPIPKVVERLRLEHKNFAEHLSSIYKMSKEAGLKDIMNELDKMKQNVLRHEVEEEARLMRVIMWELSSRAEKSISIMRQHRNIAYFLKYTAPRLLELPESVARREVRIFVNDMRKHHAEEEKIVFPLALRADKLAEKHQKTV, encoded by the coding sequence ATGAGTTATACGCTTGATTATGATGAACCAATACCCAAGGTTGTTGAGAGACTCAGGTTAGAACACAAGAATTTTGCAGAACATCTTTCTTCCATTTATAAGATGAGTAAAGAGGCTGGACTTAAAGATATAATGAACGAGCTTGATAAAATGAAGCAAAATGTCTTGAGGCATGAAGTAGAGGAAGAAGCTAGGTTGATGAGGGTAATTATGTGGGAACTTTCATCTAGGGCTGAGAAGTCAATAAGTATAATGAGGCAGCATAGGAATATAGCGTACTTCCTCAAATACACAGCTCCAAGACTTTTAGAATTGCCAGAATCAGTAGCAAGAAGAGAAGTCCGCATATTCGTAAATGATATGAGAAAACATCATGCTGAAGAAGAGAAAATAGTCTTCCCTCTAGCCCTTAGGGCAGATAAACTAGCAGAAAAACATCAAAAGACTGTTTGA
- a CDS encoding acetyl ornithine aminotransferase family protein — protein sequence MKYIDIRVPPPGPKAKKVVADTEAILSPSIARFYPLVVESAHGALVKDVDGNTYIDLNAGLGVLSVGSTPERVVDAIKRQSEKFLHFSYTDFYYENIVELAKRLVEITPGRFPKRVYYGNSGAEGIEAAIKLARYHTKRPRIIAFTGSFHGRTMGAVSLTASKPKQVKGFSPLLPGVEHVPYPYCYRCPYGKTYPDCGYYCVDFIREQVLDKYVPADEVSSIFFEPIQGEGGYVVPPPDFFKELKKIAEPNGILMVDDEVQSGMGRTGKWFAIEHWGIEPDITVIAKGIAAGMPLSAMVAKESIMSWGPGSHASTFGGNPVAAAAALATIETIEEKKLLHHASELGEYLMKWLNEMKERYEIVGDVRGKGLMIGVEIVKDKRSKSYAPEKVEAIIDYSWKHGALLLSCGKSTLRIFPPLSIEKDMVDEAMHVVEEAIKVNAH from the coding sequence ATGAAATACATTGATATCAGGGTCCCGCCCCCTGGCCCCAAGGCAAAGAAGGTAGTTGCTGACACTGAGGCAATTCTTTCCCCTTCAATAGCAAGATTCTACCCCCTTGTGGTTGAAAGTGCGCACGGAGCGCTGGTAAAAGATGTGGATGGCAATACCTACATCGACCTGAACGCCGGGCTGGGGGTTCTTTCTGTCGGATCAACACCTGAAAGGGTTGTGGACGCGATAAAGAGACAGTCAGAGAAGTTTTTGCATTTTTCATACACAGACTTCTACTATGAGAATATAGTCGAGTTGGCAAAGAGGCTAGTAGAGATAACACCTGGCAGATTTCCGAAGAGGGTGTATTATGGTAATAGTGGGGCTGAAGGGATAGAGGCTGCCATCAAGCTGGCTAGGTACCATACCAAAAGGCCAAGGATAATAGCATTCACGGGCTCTTTCCATGGCAGAACGATGGGAGCGGTCAGCCTTACAGCAAGCAAACCGAAGCAGGTTAAGGGATTCTCCCCTCTATTGCCAGGGGTTGAGCATGTACCATATCCATACTGCTACCGCTGCCCGTATGGCAAAACCTACCCTGACTGCGGATACTACTGTGTAGATTTCATAAGGGAGCAGGTGCTTGACAAATATGTCCCAGCAGATGAGGTATCATCGATCTTCTTCGAGCCCATTCAGGGGGAGGGAGGATATGTGGTTCCTCCACCTGACTTCTTCAAAGAGTTGAAGAAGATAGCAGAACCAAACGGCATACTGATGGTTGATGACGAGGTTCAGTCTGGTATGGGAAGGACTGGCAAGTGGTTTGCGATAGAACACTGGGGAATAGAGCCTGACATTACAGTCATAGCGAAGGGAATAGCTGCTGGCATGCCTCTTTCAGCAATGGTAGCTAAGGAATCCATCATGAGCTGGGGACCTGGGTCGCACGCCTCAACTTTCGGAGGGAATCCCGTAGCAGCTGCAGCTGCCTTGGCAACTATCGAGACGATAGAAGAGAAGAAGCTTTTGCATCATGCATCTGAATTGGGAGAATACCTCATGAAATGGTTGAACGAAATGAAGGAGAGATATGAGATAGTGGGGGATGTGAGAGGAAAGGGGCTTATGATAGGAGTGGAAATTGTAAAGGACAAGAGGAGCAAGAGTTATGCTCCGGAGAAGGTTGAAGCGATAATTGACTACAGCTGGAAGCACGGTGCTCTACTTCTGAGCTGCGGCAAGTCTACTCTCAGAATATTTCCACCGCTCAGCATAGAGAAGGATATGGTAGACGAAGCGATGCACGTTGTTGAAGAAGCGATAAAGGTGAATGCACACTAG
- the ndhC gene encoding NADH-quinone oxidoreductase subunit A, with product MYLADGGPFWFAVFLLIGAAGGLLFYLVAFILAPRARSPIKEETFESGQIPPGGKRVRLVMQYFSFLLLFLIFDVVSMFLYVWGASYLNFSPSQSVYALILLLLLLPPIYLTLKVAKSVGV from the coding sequence TTGTACCTAGCCGATGGGGGACCGTTCTGGTTCGCCGTCTTTCTTCTGATAGGTGCCGCAGGAGGGCTTCTCTTTTACCTTGTCGCCTTCATTCTGGCACCTAGGGCAAGAAGTCCCATAAAGGAGGAGACCTTCGAAAGCGGTCAGATACCTCCAGGTGGTAAGAGAGTGAGGCTTGTCATGCAATACTTCTCCTTTCTCTTGCTCTTTCTTATCTTCGACGTGGTATCTATGTTTCTGTATGTGTGGGGGGCATCCTACCTCAACTTCAGCCCCTCCCAGTCCGTCTATGCACTGATACTTCTTCTTCTGCTTCTTCCTCCTATCTATCTCACACTTAAGGTTGCGAAGAGTGTGGGTGTTTGA
- a CDS encoding NADH-quinone oxidoreductase subunit M, translated as MYYLLLTATFIPLVAALLSLIRNERRYTAAVSVASLLLSLSLIAYTAFYSGLFTNPATSRYLESYSWQPLGNVGFQLDGLSLTFSLIIALVGSMVAIYSYYFMDKHFETLGSRRWSAYYFLYLTFIFGMLGTVLSTNLVEFYIFFELMLIPSYFLIAEFGYSGRSNASFSYFIWTHIGALVMLAGLIAIAFTFRTLDLNAIYAYTHGSAAPFIISSRVVLYASVAILLGLMVKLGGFGLHVWLPSAYKEAPAPVSATLSALMSGIAGYAIIRILAFDLPTSFAVISPYLVIWGIISLLYGGFTALSQDDVRLLLAYSSVSQMGYMAIGIGSNTAFGLAGSISLYAANGFAKAILFMMAGLLTLQTGQIAMSRMGGLAGRLPYMTTFSMIGFLTMMGVPPTFGFIAEFFIFQGIFASSLLHSSSSLLLLAFLALIGSIITSAYSLWAVKKIFFGRQTIQNPVAESPSSHATSIMLRQNSYLLLPLAILAAASVIAGIYPFLFSNSFAYLSSVLLVGVVS; from the coding sequence TTGTACTATCTTCTTTTGACCGCAACTTTCATTCCACTCGTCGCAGCTCTGCTTTCCCTTATCAGAAACGAGAGAAGATATACAGCTGCAGTATCAGTTGCCTCCCTTCTCTTATCCCTGTCGCTTATAGCTTACACAGCATTTTACTCTGGACTCTTTACAAATCCTGCAACCAGCAGGTATCTGGAGAGCTATTCCTGGCAACCGCTTGGTAACGTTGGCTTCCAGCTGGACGGACTTAGCCTGACCTTCTCCCTGATTATAGCTCTTGTCGGGAGCATGGTAGCCATCTATTCATACTACTTCATGGATAAACATTTTGAAACTTTGGGGTCAAGGAGGTGGTCAGCCTACTACTTCCTCTACCTGACCTTTATCTTTGGAATGCTGGGTACAGTGCTATCCACCAACCTAGTGGAATTCTACATATTCTTCGAGCTGATGCTCATACCATCTTACTTTCTAATAGCTGAGTTTGGCTACTCCGGGAGGTCTAACGCATCGTTCTCTTACTTCATCTGGACCCATATAGGCGCGCTTGTTATGCTGGCAGGCCTGATAGCTATAGCCTTCACGTTCAGAACACTCGACCTTAACGCAATATACGCCTATACCCATGGTTCAGCAGCTCCATTCATCATTTCCAGCAGGGTTGTGCTCTACGCATCTGTGGCAATACTGCTTGGCCTCATGGTGAAGCTCGGCGGTTTCGGGCTGCATGTATGGCTGCCATCAGCATACAAGGAGGCTCCGGCACCTGTTTCTGCCACACTGTCAGCGCTGATGTCGGGTATTGCAGGCTATGCGATAATAAGGATACTAGCTTTTGACCTTCCTACTTCTTTTGCTGTAATATCTCCTTATCTGGTGATTTGGGGCATAATCTCCTTACTCTATGGAGGATTCACAGCTCTTTCCCAGGATGATGTCAGACTTCTCCTTGCATATTCTAGTGTAAGCCAGATGGGTTATATGGCGATAGGGATAGGTTCGAATACTGCATTCGGCCTCGCAGGGAGCATTTCGCTTTACGCAGCAAACGGGTTTGCAAAGGCGATTCTCTTCATGATGGCAGGGCTTTTGACGCTTCAGACCGGACAGATAGCAATGAGCAGAATGGGCGGTCTTGCAGGAAGACTTCCCTACATGACCACTTTTTCGATGATAGGCTTTCTCACTATGATGGGTGTTCCACCTACTTTCGGGTTCATCGCAGAATTCTTCATTTTCCAAGGCATATTCGCTTCATCTCTTCTCCATTCGTCTTCATCGCTTCTGCTGCTCGCATTTCTGGCCCTTATAGGTAGCATAATAACAAGCGCATATTCGCTCTGGGCCGTAAAGAAGATATTCTTCGGCAGGCAGACAATTCAGAACCCTGTAGCTGAATCACCTTCCAGTCATGCGACGAGCATCATGCTTCGCCAGAATTCTTACCTTCTCCTGCCCCTGGCTATACTTGCAGCGGCATCTGTTATAGCAGGGATCTATCCTTTCCTCTTCTCAAACTCCTTTGCCTATCTCTCTTCAGTCCTTCTGGTAGGGGTGGTCAGCTAA